CTTCGTTCAGAAAGAATACAAGCGACCAGCGGAGTAGTGGCTTCGATTTCGCGCACTGCCCCATTTCCACCTTGAAAGTTGCCTGCTCCTCCACTACCTTCACGGATACCAAACCTTCTCAAAACGACCGGATATCTCTGCTCATAACTCTCTGCATCTGTGATCTTGGTATTTGTCATATTTGTTTGTACTGCATCGACTCCGTGCCAGCCGGGTCCTGCACCACTTCCATTGCACACTGTCTCATAGTAGCCAAACCCGTCAGGCCCATCGACTCCAATAGTAAAGTTTGACATGTCACCACCACAGGCAGCTGCGTACTCAAATGCCCGGAAAATGACGTCAACAATACGCTGTGATGTCAGTCCGTTCCCAGCACATACTGCAACCTCTTCGTCAGGACGTAAAAGAGTTCCTTGAGGAACATTTATGCTAATAGGAGCAAGACACCCTTGATTAAGAGGTATATCGCCTTCGACCATACAGCGTAAAGCAAATATAATTGATGACTGTGTGACAGCTATTGGAGCGTTCCAATTACCATTCACCTGTGAGCCTGTTCCGGTAAAATCAAAAATAGCAGACCCACTTTCAGTATCGATATCAATGGCAAGATGGATGACAGTGCCATCGTCCATTCTGTCTTCTGCTTCTAAGTGTGATGTATCATACCTCTTACTAATATCTTTCAGCAAGTTTCTGATGGCTAGCTCCGAGGCGGATTGGATTTCGTTCATGTAAAGATGAACAACGTCCATCCCATACTCATTCATGAGAGCTTTAATGAGCGAAGTTCCTTTTGCATTTGCGGCTATCTGTGCCTTAATGTCACAAATGTTGTCACCGAGGGTTCTAGTTCCATGATTGCCTGGTATGCTGGAAGGCTGGTCGTATAAATACTCTCGTATTGTCTGTTCGTCAAACTCTCCGTCTCTGATCACCTTGACTGCCTTGAAAATGGCGCCTTCTTGCCAAAGCTGGGTTGAGTTAGGTGGCATCGATCCAGGGAGAATTCCGCCAATGTCGGCGTGGTGGCCTCTTGACGCCGTCCAGAATATAATACGACTCCCGTCTTCGTCAAAGACCGGTGTCATCAAGGTAATATCAGGTAAGTGCGTGCCACCAGCTATTGGGGAATTGGAAATAATAACGTCCCCAGGATGAATATTATTGCCCCAATGATCAATCTGCCATTTGACAGCATATGCCATGGAACCTATCATTGCGGGAACATGGGGGGCATTGGCCACTAACCCACCGCTAgcagaaaacacagaaCATGTAAAATCCAAACGCTCTTTGATATTTGTGCTGATACTAGAACGCTGCAATGATCTTCCCATTTGCTCTGCAATACTCATGAATCGGTGATTAAAAACAGACAGCTCGATGGGATCCACTTTCAGTTTGGTCGACTGAGTTTCAAGCCTTGGTACATCTATAAGGATAGAAGTTGTAAGGACTTTTGCCGTTGCATTGGGGATAATAACCAAAGTTTGTATGTCGTTGACAATGAAAGCTGGCCCAGGTATCAAATCACCGCGCTGTAAATCTTCTAAGACGTAGACAGGACAATCAACAAATTTTGAGTCAAAGTAGCTTTTTTGAACCTTTATAGCTTTTGCTCGTGTATTAATGAAATGCGTAGTCctttcttcctccaaagGATATGTAATCTTGCCAGCAATTCCGCTGGCTGTGGATCTTACCCGAAGACTCTCAACAACAACTTCACGATCAGATTTGAGACCAAACTCTTTAAAGTGCtgcttctcaaactcggaAATGACATCATTTGCGCCATTCCACTCAATCATTAATGCGGTATTGCTACCCTTATATTTTAAATTCAGAAACAATTTTGATTCAAGAGTCTTACCATATTCATCAAGATCATTCTCAGTTTCTTTTTGGAGTTCCAAGAGACTGTGAAATATAGTAGAGCTGGTCTCTTCCGTGAAAACTTTTGAGCACGGCAATTGCTTTTCAACCACACTATCGGCCACCGATATTCCATAGGCAGATAGCAGGGAAGAATGCTTGTGTATGCAGACTTTGGTAATACCTAGACTCTGGGCAATATGGCAAGCATGTTGACCTCCAGCCCCGCCAAACGAACATAAAACGTGGCCTGAAGCTTTATGTCCCTTTGATTCGGTCAGTTGTTTAATAGGTCTTGACATTGATACATTTGCAACCTTTAGAAATCCCTCCGCGACATCAAATACGGTAAAACTCTTACCTGTACTTTCATTGATCTCTTTGGTcagctcttcaaatttCTTCAGCGCACTGTCATAGTCTAAAGGCTCATCTTCATTGGGACCGAAAGCTTTGGGAAAGAATTCTTTGATGAGTCTCCCCGTAACAAGATTAGCATCTGTCACTGTCAGTGGTCCATTTTTTCTGTAGCAGGCAGGTCCAGGATGGGAAGAAGCTGATTTTGGCCCTACAGTGAATAAACCGTTTTTCCATTCTAGTATTGATCCACCACCAGCGGCCACCGTGTTGATGTCCAATTGAGGTGTCCTGATTGATACCCCTGCGGTGACAGTCTCGAAAACATGCTCCAGCTTACCATCATATCTTGAGACATCCGTGGATGTTCCGCCCATGTCAAAGCCAATCAACGGGGTTTCAGAGCTGAATGTGCTTTTGCTATAGCCAATTACACCCCCAGCAGGGCCAGAGAGTAGGGAACGCAATCcattgattttttcaaagctgaTCAGACCTCCATCAGATTGCATAATCTGACATTTGACTCGATCAAAAGTACCAGAAACAAAACCACACGTGAAAGTCCTGATATAATCTTTCATTACCGGAGTGACATATGCGTCGGCAACGGACGACTGTGTCCGGCTAACAAATCCAGGTAAAGCAGAGATCTGAGAAGACAGCACGATGTTTTTGAAACCAAGGCTTTCTgcaatttttgcagcttCCTGTTCATGCTTAGGATACAAATAAGAATgcaaaaaagaaaatgcAACGGACTCATAGCCTTTCGCTTTAGCTTCCTGAAGCTTCCGAATTGTAGATTCAACATTCAGCGGCTCAATGATCCTCAGAGGCTGGCTTGTAAGACTCtcaatttttgcaaactTTTGATAGAAATCCAAGTTCGCTGCTTTATACTCGGAAGAGCTTTCAACAGTCACTCTTTCATCCACTTCCCAGATATCGGAAGCCAAAATGTCATGTTTATTGAttttgaaatcaaacaTATAAGGGCGACTTTGATCACCAATATGCAACACATCGCGGAAGCCTCGTGTAACAAATAATGCTGCGTTGCTTCCCTTTCGTTCAAGAAGAGCATTGGTGCTAACAGTTGTGCCGAGTCGAATTTCCGAGACATCGTAAAGATCAAGTAGTTCCCCCCGGGGAATCTTGGTCCCCCTGTGCATCTCAAGAACACGACGGATGGCCTCGACAGGTGCGTCTTCGTAACTTTTTGGGTCCACGGATAAAACCTTCAGGATTATTTCATTACCCTCGGTCGAGGTAGCAATACAATCGGTGAATGTTCCTCCACGATCTAATGTTAGATGAAGGATAAGATAACCTACCAATGGATATATTTAGCATGTTACTTCTGAAGGTTCCGGATAAAGTTCTGATATATGATGTTCACGCGTGTGGCTCTGAATTGTAGATCATTTTTTATGCACGCGGTGGTTGCATCCCGATGATTTCAACCCTTATCAATGGTAAGAAAATGCGACTATATGATAAGAAAGCAAATGTctcaaaaatcaaagatgGCGGAATACGCTCAATTGGAGCCACATCAGTTCAGAAAGCTTTGTCGAGACGCAAAACATACCTCCCACACGTCGGGTGCttgtgaaaaatatgcCCAGGCCAATCTTATAGTGCTCCCAAAAGAGTACGCAAACGATTTCGTCAACCTGTGCCTTCGTAACCCGGTGCCATGCCCACTACTATGCCAAACCCCTGTCGGTGATCCCTTTAAAGTAGACGACTCAAGGTATCTCCAGAAAGGCTTTGATTTGAGAACTGATTTTCCCTCGTACAACATTTACGAGAATGGAGAGCTGAGATTAACCAAAACGGATGTCAGGGATGAATGGTCCAGTAACCACATAGGGTTCCTAATTGGCTGCTCACATTCCTTTGAACATGAACTTTGTGAGAATGGACTAGTTCCTAGGCATTTAACACTTGGACGTGGAGTACCTGTTTACAAGACCACTAAAAGACTTGATCCGTCAGGTGTATTCATTAATTGCACGTATGTCGTCAGTATGCGTCCCTACAAACCAGAAGATGTGCCGAAAGTCCGTAAAATTACTTCAAGCTTTAAGAAAACACATGGAGAGCCAGTTGACTGGGGCTACGATGGAGCAGAGAGACTAGGAATTCCCGACTTGAAACGCCcagattttggtggacaacCTGTCATTCATGACAATGAGGTTCCTGTGTTCTGGGGATGTGGGGTGACACCTCAGCTGGTAGTGATGCAGCAAAAGGACAAGATCAGAGGCCCAGTTATCTCTCATACTACAGGTGCGATGTTGGCGTTGGACATTACCAGCGAGGACATAAAACGTATAGGATGATATCCGGTAAGACCGTAACCAAAAAAACAGTATCACGTTAGGAACCACGCATTACTTGATCAGCCTAGCAATGTTAATATCTTATCATCGGAAAACAGGCTCCACTTCTGCATATCTGCCAAAAATGACTTAAAATCGGACACTCAAACCGATTGTGAATGTAAGGAGCGTGCAGTAAAGTATGCAAAATACAAAAGCGCATAATTTTGATAGGCACAATTGCCATAGTATTTCCTATTTGGGAAACAACACACGTCTGTCACAGAAACGCAGTGCATAATTTTCCGTGTCAGATAAGAAAACCTTATCGAAATGGACACTCGAAATATAAAAGCCTCACCAAATATCTTTGAGATTGACTTATGCTTAAGTCAGAAGATTCTGTGAAGGGGGCTGGAGTTGTGGTTGAGATCGCACCCTCGGTCTCCACAGAGTGCCCATTTCCTTCTGCGCACAAGCGATTGATTCGCCGCATGGATTTAAGAATAATGCCCATCCTTTCGGCAATGTATTTCTTCTCCGCTTTGGACAGATCCAATATTGGAAACGCCAAAGTTGCCGGTATGAACACTGATCTTGGAATCTCTGATGCACAGTATTCGA
The sequence above is a segment of the Ogataea parapolymorpha DL-1 chromosome I, whole genome shotgun sequence genome. Coding sequences within it:
- a CDS encoding 5-oxoprolinase, translating into MFDFKINKHDILASDIWEVDERVTVESSSEYKAANLDFYQKFAKIESLTSQPLRIIEPLNVESTIRKLQEAKAKGYESVAFSFLHSYLYPKHEQEAAKIAESLGFKNIVLSSQISALPGFVSRTQSSVADAYVTPVMKDYIRTFTCGFVSGTFDRVKCQIMQSDGGLISFEKINGLRSLLSGPAGGVIGYSKSTFSSETPLIGFDMGGTSTDVSRYDGKLEHVFETVTAGVSIRTPQLDINTVAAGGGSILEWKNGLFTVGPKSASSHPGPACYRKNGPLTVTDANLVTGRLIKEFFPKAFGPNEDEPLDYDSALKKFEELTKEINESTGKSFTVFDVAEGFLKVANVSMSRPIKQLTESKGHKASGHVLCSFGGAGGQHACHIAQSLGITKVCIHKHSSLLSAYGISVADSVVEKQLPCSKVFTEETSSTIFHSLLELQKETENDLDEYGKTLESKLFLNLKYKGSNTALMIEWNGANDVISEFEKQHFKEFGLKSDREVVVESLRVRSTASGIAGKITYPLEEERTTHFINTRAKAIKVQKSYFDSKFVDCPVYVLEDLQRGDLIPGPAFIVNDIQTLVIIPNATAKVLTTSILIDVPRLETQSTKLKVDPIELSVFNHRFMSIAEQMGRSLQRSSISTNIKERLDFTCSVFSASGGLVANAPHVPAMIGSMAYAVKWQIDHWGNNIHPGDVIISNSPIAGGTHLPDITLMTPVFDEDGSRIIFWTASRGHHADIGGILPGSMPPNSTQLWQEGAIFKAVKVIRDGEFDEQTIREYLYDQPSSIPGNHGTRTLGDNICDIKAQIAANAKGTSLIKALMNEYGMDVVHLYMNEIQSASELAIRNLLKDISKRYDTSHLEAEDRMDDGTVIHLAIDIDTESGSAIFDFTGTGSQVNGNWNAPIAVTQSSIIFALRCMVEGDIPLNQGCLAPISINVPQGTLLRPDEEVAVCAGNGLTSQRIVDVIFRAFEYAAACGGDMSNFTIGVDGPDGFGYYETVCNGSGAGPGWHGVDAVQTNMTNTKITDAESYEQRYPVVLRRFGIREGSGGAGNFQGGNGAVREIEATTPLVACILSERRVFAPYGLAGGSQGKRGETVVKRVNGSIINLGGKSSISVAPGDRIIIRTPGGGGYGSGSNAELVPTNDKYQFQPRANGTIEIMRELAETN